One genomic segment of Streptomyces liangshanensis includes these proteins:
- a CDS encoding SIMPL domain-containing protein, producing MTDDAPTTTATPPYGTPETPRVAVRGEARLEVDPEIARITVTVNARGTDRRAALDDLTRRNADVLALVKSYGDSVEKLETGSFSISPELTRHGRGERVRAYHGSVHLTVELADFTALGELTTRLADLDLTRVGGPWWSLRPDSPAHGEARRQAVREAVQRAREYAEALGARLAALVELADLGAENAGGYAPAPGYGMQRASFGGAPASDEPPVLDLEPQRQTVHAQVNARFTMTPPEL from the coding sequence ATGACCGACGACGCCCCCACCACCACCGCGACCCCGCCCTACGGCACCCCCGAGACCCCGCGCGTCGCCGTCCGCGGCGAAGCGCGCCTGGAGGTCGACCCCGAGATCGCCCGGATCACCGTCACGGTCAACGCCCGCGGCACCGACCGGCGCGCCGCGCTCGACGACCTCACCCGCCGCAACGCGGACGTCCTCGCCCTCGTCAAGTCGTACGGCGACTCCGTCGAGAAGCTGGAGACCGGCTCGTTCTCCATCAGCCCCGAACTCACCCGCCACGGCAGGGGAGAACGCGTCCGCGCCTACCACGGCAGCGTCCATCTCACCGTCGAGCTCGCCGACTTCACCGCCCTCGGCGAACTCACCACCCGCCTCGCCGACCTCGACCTCACCCGCGTCGGCGGACCCTGGTGGTCCCTGCGCCCCGACTCGCCCGCCCACGGCGAGGCCCGCCGCCAGGCCGTCCGGGAAGCGGTCCAGCGCGCCCGCGAGTACGCCGAGGCCCTCGGCGCCCGACTCGCCGCGCTCGTCGAGCTCGCGGACCTGGGCGCGGAGAACGCCGGCGGTTACGCCCCGGCGCCCGGCTACGGGATGCAGCGGGCCTCCTTCGGCGGCGCGCCGGCCTCCGACGAGCCGCCCGTGCTCGACCTCGAACCGCAGCGGCAGACCGTGCACGCCCAGGTGAACGCGCGCTTCACGATGACGCCACCGGAGCTGTGA
- a CDS encoding ANTAR domain-containing response regulator — MTTPESPQPDDDDKSHVPPLTTRVVIAEDEALIRLDLKEMLEEEGYSVVGEAGDGQTAVELAREHRPDLVILDVKMPVLDGISAAEKIAEESIAPVLMLTAFSQRDLVERARDAGAMAYLVKPFSKSDVVPAIEMAVSRFTELRSLEAEVADLTQRLETRKLVDRAKSVLQTQYGLTEPAAFRWIQKTSMDRRLSMQQVAEAVILDAEEKKAAKAKGE, encoded by the coding sequence GTGACCACCCCCGAGTCGCCCCAGCCCGACGATGACGACAAGTCGCACGTCCCGCCGCTGACGACGCGTGTCGTCATCGCCGAGGACGAGGCCCTGATCCGGCTCGACCTCAAGGAGATGCTCGAGGAGGAGGGGTACTCGGTCGTCGGCGAGGCCGGGGACGGGCAGACGGCCGTCGAGCTGGCCCGGGAGCACCGGCCCGACCTGGTGATCCTCGACGTGAAGATGCCCGTCCTGGACGGGATCTCCGCCGCCGAGAAGATCGCGGAGGAGTCCATCGCCCCCGTCCTGATGCTCACCGCGTTCTCGCAGCGCGACCTCGTCGAGCGGGCGCGGGACGCCGGGGCCATGGCGTACCTGGTGAAGCCGTTCAGCAAGAGTGACGTCGTGCCGGCCATCGAGATGGCCGTGTCGCGCTTCACCGAGCTGCGCTCGCTGGAGGCGGAGGTCGCGGACCTCACGCAGCGGCTGGAGACCCGCAAGCTGGTGGACCGCGCGAAGAGCGTGTTGCAGACGCAGTACGGGCTGACCGAGCCCGCCGCGTTCCGCTGGATCCAGAAGACGTCGATGGACCGGCGCCTGTCGATGCAGCAGGTCGCCGAGGCGGTCATCCTGGACGCCGAGGAGAAGAAGGCCGCGAAGGCCAAGGGCGAGTAG
- a CDS encoding ABC transporter ATP-binding protein: MAALLEVEDLRVAYGKIEAVKGISFSVEAGEVVTLIGTNGAGKTTTLRTLSGLLKPVGGQIRFNGKSLKKVPAHQIVALGLAHSPEGRHIFPRMSIEDNLRLGAFLRDDRAGIAKDIQRAYDLFPILGERRKQAAGTLSGGEQQMLAMGRALMSQPKLLMLDEPSMGLSPIMMQKIMATIVELKAQGTTILLVEQNAQAALSLADQGHVMEIGKVVLSGTGRDLLHDESVRKAYLGED, translated from the coding sequence ATGGCCGCACTTCTCGAAGTCGAGGACCTGCGCGTCGCCTACGGCAAGATCGAGGCCGTCAAGGGCATCTCGTTCAGCGTCGAGGCCGGCGAGGTCGTCACGCTCATCGGCACCAACGGGGCCGGCAAGACGACCACCCTGCGCACCCTCTCCGGGCTGCTCAAGCCGGTCGGCGGGCAGATCAGGTTCAACGGCAAGTCACTGAAGAAGGTGCCCGCGCACCAGATCGTCGCCCTCGGACTCGCGCACTCCCCCGAGGGCCGGCACATCTTCCCCCGCATGTCGATCGAGGACAACCTGCGCCTCGGGGCGTTCCTGCGGGACGACCGGGCCGGCATCGCCAAGGACATCCAGCGCGCCTACGACCTCTTCCCCATCCTGGGCGAGCGGCGCAAGCAGGCGGCGGGCACGCTGTCCGGCGGCGAGCAGCAGATGCTCGCGATGGGGCGGGCGCTGATGTCCCAGCCGAAGCTGCTGATGCTGGACGAGCCCTCCATGGGCCTCTCGCCCATCATGATGCAGAAGATCATGGCGACGATCGTCGAGCTGAAGGCCCAGGGCACGACGATCCTGCTGGTCGAGCAGAACGCGCAGGCCGCGCTCTCGCTGGCCGACCAGGGGCACGTGATGGAGATCGGCAAGGTGGTCCTGTCCGGGACCGGCCGTGACCTGCTGCACGACGAGTCGGTGCGCAAGGCGTACCTGGGCGAGGACTGA
- a CDS encoding branched-chain amino acid ABC transporter permease: MHELPQQLVNGLLLGSMYGLVAIGYTMVYGIVQLINFAHGEIFMTGGFGALTVWLILPTGTTMWLTLPLMIIGAIVVATTIAVGAERFAYRPLRTAPRLAPLITAIGLSLALQQAVWAWYPEAKSSRTFPEISGGPFHLGSVTIQTGDIFLLVAAPICMAILAYFVAKTRTGRGMQATAQDPDTAKLMGINTDRIIVVAFALGAAFAAVGAVAYGLKYGEINFRMGFILGLKAFTAAVLGGIGNIYGAMLGGLALGIAETMATAYISDIPGMQQLGGQSWADVWAFVLLIVVLLVRPQGLLGERVADRA, translated from the coding sequence GTGCACGAACTGCCGCAACAGCTGGTCAACGGCCTGCTACTGGGATCCATGTACGGGCTCGTCGCCATCGGCTACACGATGGTTTATGGCATTGTCCAGCTCATCAACTTCGCCCATGGCGAGATCTTCATGACCGGTGGCTTCGGCGCCCTGACGGTCTGGCTCATACTTCCCACCGGCACCACCATGTGGCTCACCCTCCCGCTCATGATCATCGGGGCGATCGTCGTGGCCACCACCATCGCGGTCGGGGCGGAACGATTCGCCTACCGACCGCTCCGTACCGCACCCCGGCTCGCCCCGCTCATCACCGCCATCGGCCTCTCCCTCGCCCTCCAGCAGGCGGTCTGGGCCTGGTACCCGGAGGCGAAGTCGTCCCGCACCTTCCCCGAGATCTCCGGCGGCCCCTTCCACCTGGGCAGCGTCACCATCCAGACCGGTGACATCTTCCTGCTCGTCGCCGCACCGATCTGCATGGCGATCCTCGCCTACTTCGTGGCCAAGACCCGTACCGGCCGCGGCATGCAGGCGACCGCGCAGGACCCGGACACGGCCAAGCTCATGGGCATCAACACCGACCGCATCATCGTGGTCGCGTTCGCCCTCGGCGCCGCCTTCGCCGCCGTCGGAGCCGTCGCGTACGGCCTCAAGTACGGCGAGATCAACTTCCGCATGGGCTTCATCCTCGGCCTCAAGGCCTTCACGGCCGCGGTCCTCGGCGGAATCGGGAACATCTACGGCGCCATGCTGGGCGGTCTCGCCCTCGGCATCGCCGAGACCATGGCCACGGCCTACATCAGCGACATCCCCGGCATGCAGCAGCTCGGCGGCCAGTCCTGGGCCGACGTCTGGGCCTTCGTACTTCTCATCGTCGTGCTCCTCGTCAGGCCACAGGGCCTCCTCGGCGAGCGCGTCGCGGACAGGGCGTGA
- a CDS encoding branched-chain amino acid ABC transporter permease, whose translation MTTQTTTAETPRTPEHDAPSGLIGLPAGPARALATGGGALTIVSAFLSWTWTSAFPGDLTVYGYPGGLQWLVLVAGVLTTLFGLASYGVKGLQWLVPAGADSSIKFAALAAFGTAWYTVLAISVQLGGLANLEPGGFVAAVATLVALVGALALPFHRPAPDPVDPDDDGWDAFKHRAAGTANTWKAAFATGRSKPAPTLPSYVEILIIVAALALGLLVFTYGIGTGYDELFIGFLITAGFGFAAISKSGLMVRISVITSRHRNVTMAGAFAAAAAFPFTQSDDRYATIGVYILIFATVALGLNIVVGLAGLLDLGYVAFLGVGAYAAAMVSGSPSSPFDIHLPFFGAVLVGAAASMVFGVLIGAPTLRLRGDYLAIVTLGFGEIFRITVNNLDGTSGPDITNGSNGISSIPNLQMFGFDFGIPHDVFGITIGRFANYFFLMLIITLVVVIVFRRSGDSRIGRAWVAIREDETAALAMGINGFRVKLIAFALGATLAGLAGTVQAHVTYTVTPEQYQFAHVVPPNSAFLLAAVVLGGMGTISGPLVGASLLYLIPAKLQFLGDYQLLAFGIALVLLMRFRPEGLIPNRRRQLEFHEAAEAPAVLSKTGA comes from the coding sequence ATGACGACACAGACCACCACAGCGGAAACCCCGCGCACGCCCGAGCACGACGCGCCGTCCGGCCTCATCGGCCTCCCGGCCGGTCCGGCACGGGCCCTGGCGACCGGCGGCGGCGCCCTCACGATCGTCTCCGCCTTCCTCTCCTGGACCTGGACCTCCGCCTTCCCCGGTGACCTCACCGTCTACGGGTACCCCGGCGGACTCCAGTGGCTCGTCCTCGTCGCGGGCGTGCTGACCACCCTGTTCGGCCTCGCCTCCTACGGGGTCAAGGGCCTCCAGTGGCTCGTCCCGGCCGGCGCCGACAGCTCCATCAAGTTCGCGGCGCTCGCCGCCTTCGGCACCGCCTGGTACACCGTGCTGGCGATCAGCGTCCAGCTCGGCGGGCTCGCCAACCTCGAACCGGGCGGCTTCGTCGCGGCCGTCGCGACACTCGTCGCCCTGGTCGGCGCCCTCGCCCTGCCCTTCCACCGCCCCGCGCCCGACCCGGTCGACCCGGACGACGACGGATGGGACGCGTTCAAGCACCGGGCCGCCGGCACCGCCAACACCTGGAAGGCGGCCTTCGCCACCGGCCGGTCGAAGCCCGCCCCGACCCTGCCCTCCTACGTCGAGATCCTGATCATCGTCGCGGCACTCGCCCTCGGCCTGCTCGTCTTCACGTACGGCATCGGCACCGGGTACGACGAACTCTTCATCGGGTTCCTCATCACGGCGGGCTTCGGCTTCGCGGCCATCTCCAAGTCCGGCCTCATGGTGCGGATCTCCGTCATCACCTCCCGGCACCGCAACGTCACCATGGCCGGCGCGTTCGCCGCCGCGGCCGCCTTCCCGTTCACCCAGTCCGACGACCGGTACGCCACCATCGGCGTCTACATCCTCATCTTCGCCACCGTCGCCCTGGGCCTGAACATCGTCGTCGGACTCGCCGGCCTCCTCGACCTCGGTTACGTCGCCTTCCTCGGCGTCGGCGCCTACGCGGCGGCCATGGTCTCCGGATCCCCGTCGTCCCCCTTCGACATCCACCTCCCCTTCTTCGGGGCGGTCCTCGTCGGCGCCGCGGCGTCCATGGTGTTCGGCGTCCTCATCGGCGCCCCCACCCTGCGCCTGCGCGGCGACTACCTCGCCATCGTGACCCTCGGCTTCGGAGAGATCTTCCGGATCACCGTCAACAACCTCGACGGCACCTCCGGCCCCGACATCACCAACGGGTCGAACGGCATCTCCTCGATCCCGAACCTCCAGATGTTCGGCTTCGACTTCGGGATCCCGCACGACGTCTTCGGCATCACCATCGGGCGCTTCGCGAACTACTTCTTCCTGATGCTGATCATCACCCTCGTGGTCGTCATCGTCTTCCGGCGCAGCGGCGACTCCCGCATCGGACGCGCCTGGGTCGCCATCCGCGAGGACGAGACCGCGGCGCTCGCCATGGGCATCAACGGCTTCCGGGTCAAGCTCATCGCGTTCGCCCTCGGCGCCACGCTCGCCGGCCTCGCCGGCACCGTCCAGGCACACGTCACCTACACCGTGACACCCGAGCAGTACCAGTTCGCGCACGTCGTCCCGCCGAACTCCGCCTTCCTCCTCGCCGCCGTCGTCCTCGGCGGCATGGGAACCATCAGCGGACCCCTCGTCGGCGCCTCCCTGCTCTACCTGATCCCCGCCAAGCTCCAGTTCCTCGGCGACTACCAGCTCCTCGCCTTCGGCATCGCGCTCGTCCTCCTGATGCGCTTCCGTCCCGAAGGCCTCATCCCCAACCGGCGCCGTCAGCTCGAATTCCACGAAGCGGCCGAAGCGCCCGCAGTCCTCAGCAAGACAGGGGCCTGA
- the pyk gene encoding pyruvate kinase has product MRRAKIVCTLGPATDTYDQVKALVQAGMDVARLNLSHGTYADHEERYRHVRKAGEETGRGVGVLADLQGPKIRLGVFPDGPVMLERGDEFTLTVDHVAGDRHLCGTTYDGLAKDVDTGDRILVDDGKVALEVTSVEGPRVHTLVIEGGMVSDHKGINLPGVAVSVPTLSAKDADDLRWALRTGADLIALSFVRSGRDIAEVHRIMDEEGHRLPVIAKIEKPQAVEDIAGIVAAFDGIMVARGDLGVEMPLEQVPLVQKRAITLAKRNAKPVIVATQMLESMIEHSRPTRAEASDVANAVIDGTDAVMLSGETSVGAYPVETVRTMARIVEAAEEDLLSRGLADIPAHTKPRTQGGAVARAAAELGDFLGAKFLIAFTESGDTVKRLSRYRSPIPLLAFTPVPATQAQLNLTWGVEAYLAPEVDTTDEMVAQVDEHLLRVGRCQKGDLVVITAGSPPGMPGATNLVRVHHVGEDDSPK; this is encoded by the coding sequence ATGCGCCGAGCGAAAATCGTCTGCACCCTGGGACCCGCCACGGATACGTACGACCAGGTGAAAGCCCTGGTCCAGGCCGGGATGGACGTCGCGCGCCTCAACCTCAGCCACGGCACGTACGCGGACCACGAGGAGCGCTACCGCCACGTGCGCAAGGCCGGCGAGGAGACCGGCCGCGGCGTGGGCGTCCTCGCCGACCTCCAGGGGCCGAAGATCCGGCTGGGCGTGTTCCCCGACGGGCCCGTCATGCTGGAACGCGGCGACGAGTTCACCCTCACCGTCGACCACGTTGCGGGGGACCGCCACCTCTGCGGCACCACGTACGACGGGCTGGCCAAGGACGTCGACACCGGCGACCGCATCCTCGTCGACGACGGCAAGGTCGCGCTGGAGGTCACCTCCGTGGAAGGGCCCCGCGTCCACACCCTCGTCATCGAGGGAGGCATGGTCTCCGACCACAAGGGCATCAACCTCCCCGGCGTCGCCGTCTCCGTCCCCACGCTCTCCGCGAAGGACGCCGACGACCTGCGCTGGGCCCTGCGCACCGGCGCGGACCTCATCGCCCTCTCCTTCGTACGGAGCGGACGGGACATCGCCGAGGTGCACCGGATCATGGACGAGGAGGGTCACCGGCTCCCCGTCATCGCCAAGATCGAGAAGCCGCAGGCGGTCGAGGACATCGCGGGCATCGTCGCCGCCTTCGACGGGATCATGGTCGCCCGCGGCGACCTCGGCGTCGAGATGCCCCTCGAACAGGTCCCGCTCGTCCAGAAGCGCGCGATCACCCTGGCGAAGCGCAACGCCAAGCCCGTCATCGTCGCGACCCAGATGCTCGAATCGATGATCGAGCACTCCCGGCCCACCCGAGCGGAGGCCTCGGACGTCGCCAACGCGGTGATCGACGGCACGGACGCGGTGATGCTGTCCGGCGAGACGAGCGTGGGGGCGTACCCCGTCGAGACGGTCAGGACGATGGCCCGCATCGTGGAGGCGGCCGAGGAGGACCTCCTGTCGCGGGGCCTGGCCGACATCCCCGCGCACACGAAGCCCCGCACCCAGGGTGGCGCGGTGGCCCGCGCGGCGGCCGAACTGGGCGACTTCCTGGGCGCGAAGTTCCTGATCGCGTTCACCGAGTCCGGCGACACCGTCAAGCGCCTCTCGCGCTACCGCTCCCCGATCCCCCTCCTGGCCTTCACCCCGGTCCCGGCGACCCAGGCCCAGCTGAACCTGACCTGGGGCGTGGAGGCGTACCTGGCCCCGGAGGTCGACACGACGGACGAGATGGTCGCCCAGGTCGACGAACACCTCCTCCGCGTGGGCCGCTGCCAGAAGGGCGACCTGGTGGTCATCACAGCGGGCTCACCCCCCGGCATGCCGGGCGCCACCAACCTGGTCAGGGTTCACCACGTGGGCGAGGACGACAGCCCCAAGTAG
- a CDS encoding ABC transporter ATP-binding protein, giving the protein MTTDTTTKDTAPATAPGDVVLDARGVTMRFGGLTAVRSVDLTVNKGEIVGLIGPNGAGKTTFFNCLTGLYIPTEGEVRYKGTVLPSKSFKVTAAGIARTFQNIRLFGNMTVLENVLVGRHTRTKEGLWSALLRGPGFHRAEAASKARAMELLEFIGLEAKAEHLARNLPYGEQRKLEIARALASEPGLLLLDEPTAGMNPQETRTTEELVFAIRDMGIAVLVIEHDMRFIFNLCDRVAVLVQGEKLVEGDSETVQGDERVVAAYLGEPFEGAPGDEEAAEVAAAEAGAARSGAAGSGAAAGSAGTGSAENAGTTGDASKEND; this is encoded by the coding sequence ATGACCACCGACACCACGACGAAGGACACCGCCCCGGCCACCGCGCCCGGCGACGTGGTCCTCGACGCCCGGGGCGTCACCATGCGATTCGGCGGCCTCACCGCCGTACGCTCCGTCGACCTCACCGTCAACAAGGGCGAGATCGTCGGACTCATCGGCCCCAACGGCGCCGGCAAGACCACCTTCTTCAACTGCCTCACCGGCCTCTACATCCCCACCGAGGGCGAGGTCCGCTACAAGGGCACCGTCCTGCCGTCCAAGTCCTTCAAGGTCACCGCGGCCGGCATCGCCCGTACGTTCCAGAACATCCGCCTCTTCGGCAACATGACCGTCCTGGAGAACGTGCTCGTCGGCCGCCACACCCGTACCAAGGAAGGCCTCTGGTCCGCGCTCCTGCGCGGCCCCGGCTTCCACCGGGCCGAGGCCGCCTCCAAGGCACGCGCCATGGAACTCCTGGAGTTCATCGGCCTGGAGGCCAAGGCCGAACACCTCGCCCGCAACCTGCCCTACGGCGAACAGCGCAAGCTGGAGATCGCCCGGGCCCTCGCGAGCGAACCCGGCCTGCTGCTCCTCGACGAGCCCACCGCCGGCATGAACCCGCAGGAGACCCGGACCACCGAGGAACTCGTCTTCGCCATCCGGGACATGGGCATCGCCGTCCTCGTCATCGAGCACGACATGCGCTTCATCTTCAACCTGTGCGACCGGGTCGCCGTCCTCGTCCAGGGCGAGAAGCTCGTCGAGGGCGACAGCGAGACCGTGCAGGGCGACGAGCGGGTGGTCGCCGCGTACCTCGGGGAGCCCTTCGAGGGCGCCCCGGGCGACGAGGAGGCGGCGGAGGTGGCGGCCGCCGAGGCCGGCGCCGCGAGGTCCGGTGCCGCCGGGTCCGGAGCCGCCGCGGGATCCGCCGGCACCGGATCCGCCGAGAACGCCGGCACCACCGGCGACGCCAGCAAGGAGAACGACTGA